In Massilia forsythiae, one DNA window encodes the following:
- a CDS encoding SRPBCC family protein produces the protein MKFEHLIEINDPLNPLMDTITREQLWRGLVLRAEDPKRFVPHLDECTIDERDSGSFKRRLRYGDLVIADRVVLTPLQEVRFDVPAQGDIAKSSLTMSIETPSEHSLVVRFRYDDGNPSATDDTGKMYEDFKKSAYHEADIDTVKIVRQLAAGGKLDASYLN, from the coding sequence ATGAAATTCGAACACCTGATTGAGATTAACGATCCGCTCAACCCGCTGATGGACACGATTACGCGCGAACAGTTGTGGCGTGGCCTGGTGCTGCGTGCGGAAGACCCGAAGCGCTTCGTGCCGCACCTGGACGAGTGCACCATTGACGAGCGCGACAGCGGCAGCTTCAAGCGCCGCCTGCGCTATGGCGACCTGGTGATCGCCGACCGTGTGGTGCTGACGCCGCTGCAGGAAGTGCGTTTCGATGTGCCGGCCCAGGGTGACATCGCCAAATCCAGCCTGACGATGTCGATCGAAACACCGTCGGAGCATTCGCTGGTGGTGCGTTTCCGCTACGACGACGGCAACCCGTCGGCAACCGACGATACCGGCAAGATGTACGAGGATTTCAAGAAGTCCGCCTATCACGAGGCCGACATCGACACGGTCAAGATCGTGCGCCAGTTGGCGGCCGGGGGTAAGCTGGACGCCAGCTACCTGAACTGA
- a CDS encoding UvrD-helicase domain-containing protein, with translation MSNTPNFGLNGPQSEAVLYLDGPCLVLAGAGSGKTRVITQKIAYMIEHRGYDPRTIAALTFTNKAALEMQERIGKLLKQPKQAKQLTVSTFHSLGVKILRQEAAGVGLKDRFSIMDSDDCYTVVSDLAMTTDKQEIRSIQNAISLWKNGLVDPDDAIRDARDEDEAQAGRIYRSYVATLQAYQAVDFDDLIRLPVELFRNNEPIRDRWQRRLRYLLMDEYQDTNTCQYELVKLLVTGLGKKPMFTAVGDDDQAIYAWRGASVENLKTLQTDFPDLRVIKLEQNYRSTTRILQAANAVIGNNPKLFEKSLWSEHGLGEPIRVLGMQSDEQEADQVAIMISADHFQRKNKWSDFAILYRGNHQARVIEQALRKERIPYTISGGQSFFDKAEIKDVIAYLRLIANEGDDPAFIRAITTPKRGVGMATIEALGEFSKQWNCSLFEAALKGGIEARLQDRQLIPLREFCHWINELESRATRPGPSGSGDNAAELLDDMMKEINYEHYLYENFDDRAAQGKWQNVLEFVNWLKERGRGGRERDGEEKNLLELTQMVALMSMLEGKDEEPDAIRMSTLHASKGLEYPHVYLVGCEEGILPHKGDPDDPIEKIAARIQEERRLMYVGITRAQRSLHVTWCKKRKRAGELVHCDPSRFIKEMALDIGDAPPKETEVLTPKARLANLKALLATPKA, from the coding sequence ATGTCCAACACCCCAAACTTCGGCCTCAACGGTCCGCAAAGCGAAGCCGTGCTCTATCTCGACGGCCCCTGCCTGGTGCTGGCCGGTGCCGGCTCGGGAAAGACCCGCGTGATCACCCAGAAAATCGCCTACATGATCGAGCACCGCGGCTACGATCCACGCACGATCGCTGCGCTGACCTTCACCAACAAGGCTGCGCTCGAGATGCAGGAACGCATCGGCAAGCTGCTCAAGCAACCGAAGCAGGCGAAACAGTTGACCGTGTCGACCTTCCACTCGCTGGGCGTCAAGATCCTGCGCCAGGAAGCGGCCGGCGTCGGCCTCAAGGACCGCTTTTCGATCATGGACAGCGACGATTGCTACACCGTGGTCTCGGACCTGGCGATGACCACGGATAAGCAGGAAATCCGCAGCATCCAGAACGCGATTTCCCTATGGAAGAACGGTCTGGTCGACCCGGACGATGCGATCCGCGATGCGCGCGACGAGGACGAAGCGCAGGCCGGCCGCATCTACCGCAGCTACGTGGCGACGCTGCAGGCTTACCAGGCGGTCGATTTCGACGACTTGATCCGCCTGCCGGTGGAATTGTTTAGAAATAACGAGCCGATCCGCGACCGCTGGCAGCGCCGCCTGCGTTACCTGCTGATGGACGAATACCAGGATACCAACACCTGCCAGTACGAACTGGTGAAATTGCTGGTGACGGGCCTCGGCAAGAAGCCGATGTTCACCGCCGTCGGCGACGACGACCAGGCGATCTATGCCTGGCGCGGCGCTTCGGTGGAAAACCTGAAAACCCTGCAGACCGACTTTCCCGACCTGCGCGTGATCAAGCTGGAGCAGAACTACCGCTCGACCACGCGCATCCTGCAGGCAGCCAACGCCGTGATCGGCAATAACCCGAAGCTGTTCGAAAAGTCGCTGTGGTCCGAACACGGTCTCGGCGAGCCGATCAGGGTGCTGGGCATGCAGAGCGACGAGCAGGAAGCCGACCAGGTCGCCATCATGATCTCGGCCGACCATTTTCAGCGCAAGAACAAATGGTCCGACTTCGCCATCCTGTACCGCGGCAATCACCAGGCGCGTGTCATCGAACAGGCGCTGCGCAAGGAGCGTATCCCGTACACCATCTCGGGCGGCCAGAGTTTCTTCGACAAGGCCGAGATCAAGGACGTCATCGCCTACCTGCGCCTGATCGCCAACGAAGGCGACGATCCGGCCTTCATTCGCGCCATCACCACGCCCAAGCGCGGGGTCGGCATGGCGACCATCGAGGCGCTCGGCGAGTTTTCCAAGCAGTGGAATTGTTCGCTGTTCGAGGCAGCGCTGAAGGGCGGCATCGAGGCCAGGCTGCAGGACCGGCAATTGATCCCGCTGCGCGAATTCTGTCACTGGATCAACGAGCTGGAATCGCGCGCGACCCGTCCCGGCCCCTCCGGCAGCGGCGACAATGCCGCCGAGCTGCTCGACGACATGATGAAGGAGATCAATTACGAGCATTACCTGTACGAGAACTTCGACGACCGCGCTGCCCAGGGCAAATGGCAGAACGTGCTGGAATTCGTCAACTGGCTCAAGGAGCGCGGGCGCGGTGGACGCGAGCGTGATGGCGAGGAAAAGAACCTGCTCGAACTGACGCAGATGGTAGCGCTGATGTCGATGCTGGAAGGGAAGGACGAAGAGCCGGATGCGATCCGCATGTCGACCCTGCACGCTTCCAAGGGGCTGGAATATCCGCACGTCTACCTGGTCGGCTGCGAGGAAGGCATCCTGCCGCACAAGGGCGATCCGGACGATCCGATCGAGAAAATCGCCGCACGCATCCAGGAGGAACGGCGCCTGATGTATGTCGGCATTACCCGCGCCCAGCGCAGCCTGCACGTTACCTGGTGCAAGAAGCGCAAGCGCGCCGGCGAACTGGTGCATTGCGATCCGTCGCGCTTCATCAAGGAAATGGCCCTCGACATCGGCGATGCTCCACCGAAGGAAACCGAAGTACTGACCCCGAAGGCGCGCCTGGCGAACCTGAAGGCTTTGCTGGCGACGCCGAAAGCGTGA
- a CDS encoding DUF4214 domain-containing protein, translating into MATVSDVTKTPLSGLNYIDALLDSGPDWNFLTDSSRTPLNTLSYTFSVASGNEDAQSAAKNFTGTQQAFTASQQAAVRSAFAYITKLTGIEFVETAIGTNAQIHLANANLIGSNVTGLASWHSSYTYSGTQLASYDADVYVYLDNVEWGSQNGNLAAGGNGYETLLHELGHALGLKHPFETTSDNSATLPASQDNTVNTLMSYTDVGGPYTTYSQDDVAALMWLYGGDGLRGALGINSATGGRYLAGTSGADTLTGTDADDTFEGNGGNDMINGGNGNDTAVFHGVRNNYNFSVLANGDLVVASKDGSDGTDTLSSIETLRFADLSMSHADVVATATGSPMVPQLTVTKNANGYASGNMPLVSGSADANAVIKVFTTTNVLVGTATADAKGLWSLKLSPFNDGMNYQIYAIATNGAGQTSAASDAIAFNIDATAPIIPTSSLSYTQGSNQATLSGTGEAGTTIQLLRNTDYIEISETKVGTDGKWSVTTSPLPNGSYGLVAVSVDAAGNATSSGTTLSFNVANTANITGTAGNDKLTATAGSTAIDGQGGIDTVTYNGARANFTVAKEVWGYGVTDNAGNGGHDALINVERLHFNDADVALDINGNAGQMFRLYQAAFDRPAEAGGLGYWINAMDIGHSLQEIALSFTKSAEFIGMYGSNPSTSDFVTNLYHNVLHRDPEAGGFNFWVDSIDNKGASREQVLAFFSESPENQAQVIGSIQNGVVYEVWKG; encoded by the coding sequence ATGGCAACCGTATCCGACGTCACCAAGACGCCCCTGTCCGGGCTCAACTATATCGACGCACTGCTCGATAGCGGCCCCGACTGGAATTTTCTGACCGATAGTTCCAGGACGCCCCTGAACACCCTGAGTTACACGTTTTCGGTTGCCTCCGGCAATGAAGATGCGCAGTCCGCAGCAAAGAATTTCACTGGAACGCAGCAAGCCTTCACCGCCTCCCAGCAAGCGGCGGTGCGCTCCGCTTTTGCCTATATCACGAAGCTGACCGGCATCGAGTTCGTGGAAACGGCAATCGGGACGAATGCACAGATTCACCTGGCCAATGCCAACCTCATCGGCAGCAATGTGACCGGTTTGGCCAGCTGGCACAGCAGCTATACCTACAGCGGCACCCAATTGGCCAGCTACGATGCCGACGTCTACGTCTATCTGGACAACGTCGAATGGGGTTCGCAAAACGGCAACCTGGCAGCGGGTGGCAATGGTTACGAAACCTTGCTGCACGAGCTCGGCCACGCGCTCGGCCTGAAGCACCCGTTTGAAACCACCAGCGACAACAGCGCGACCTTGCCGGCCAGCCAGGACAACACGGTCAATACACTGATGTCCTACACCGACGTGGGCGGCCCCTACACGACATACAGCCAGGACGACGTGGCCGCCTTGATGTGGCTGTACGGCGGCGATGGCCTGCGCGGTGCCCTGGGCATCAATTCGGCCACCGGTGGCCGCTACCTGGCAGGCACCAGCGGCGCCGACACTCTGACCGGCACCGATGCCGACGACACATTTGAAGGAAATGGAGGAAATGACATGATCAATGGAGGAAACGGTAACGACACCGCCGTGTTCCATGGTGTACGCAACAATTACAACTTCAGCGTGCTCGCCAACGGCGATCTCGTGGTAGCCAGCAAGGACGGCAGCGACGGCACCGATACGCTGAGCTCGATCGAAACACTGCGCTTCGCCGATCTCAGCATGTCGCATGCGGATGTCGTGGCAACCGCAACCGGGTCGCCAATGGTACCGCAGTTGACCGTTACCAAGAATGCCAATGGTTATGCATCCGGCAATATGCCATTGGTCAGCGGTAGCGCCGATGCCAATGCTGTGATCAAGGTCTTTACGACGACCAATGTGCTTGTCGGCACCGCCACTGCCGACGCGAAGGGCTTGTGGAGCCTGAAGCTCAGTCCCTTCAACGATGGCATGAATTACCAGATCTATGCCATTGCCACCAACGGTGCCGGCCAGACGTCGGCGGCCAGCGACGCGATCGCCTTCAACATCGACGCCACCGCGCCGATCATTCCGACGTCCAGCCTGTCTTACACACAGGGCAGCAACCAGGCCACGCTGAGCGGTACCGGCGAAGCGGGCACCACGATCCAGTTGCTGCGCAACACCGATTACATCGAAATCTCGGAAACCAAGGTCGGCACCGACGGCAAATGGTCGGTCACTACCTCGCCGTTGCCGAACGGCAGCTATGGCCTGGTCGCGGTCTCGGTCGATGCTGCCGGCAATGCGACCAGTTCCGGCACCACCTTGAGTTTCAACGTGGCCAATACGGCAAACATCACCGGCACCGCCGGCAACGACAAGCTGACCGCTACGGCCGGCTCGACGGCGATCGATGGCCAGGGCGGCATCGATACCGTCACCTATAATGGCGCACGCGCGAATTTTACCGTGGCCAAGGAAGTGTGGGGCTATGGCGTCACCGACAATGCCGGCAACGGCGGCCACGATGCCTTGATCAACGTCGAGCGTCTGCATTTCAACGATGCCGACGTGGCGCTGGACATCAACGGCAATGCCGGCCAGATGTTCCGCTTGTACCAGGCGGCGTTCGACCGTCCGGCCGAAGCGGGTGGCCTGGGCTATTGGATCAACGCCATGGATATCGGCCATTCGCTGCAGGAAATTGCGCTGTCCTTTACCAAGTCGGCGGAATTCATCGGCATGTACGGCAGCAACCCGAGCACCAGCGACTTCGTGACGAACCTGTATCACAATGTGCTGCATCGCGACCCGGAAGCCGGCGGCTTCAATTTCTGGGTCGATTCGATCGACAACAAGGGCGCCAGCCGCGAACAGGTGTTGGCTTTCTTCAGCGAAAGCCCGGAAAATCAAGCACAGGTCATCGGCAGCATCCAGAACGGCGTGGTCTACGAAGTCTGGAAAGGTTGA
- a CDS encoding SlyX family protein: MNDENRFIDIEIKLSEQENLVDALNRTVYEQGRRIDQLEALAAKLAEHVRTLRDAGQGPLNERPPHY; this comes from the coding sequence ATGAACGACGAAAACCGCTTCATCGATATCGAGATCAAGTTGTCCGAGCAGGAAAACCTGGTGGATGCATTGAACCGCACCGTCTACGAACAAGGCCGCCGCATCGATCAGCTGGAAGCACTGGCGGCCAAGCTGGCGGAGCACGTTCGCACCCTGCGCGACGCCGGCCAGGGGCCGCTCAACGAACGTCCGCCACACTATTAA
- a CDS encoding DUF7661 family protein, with protein MRFNIYGRFQLEVRRENDSWEVYRLGPGKRMKEDDLFIPPTLETEEIGTFLDDIYHELAGPGQDVKLLS; from the coding sequence ATGCGTTTCAATATCTATGGTCGCTTCCAGCTCGAGGTACGACGGGAAAACGACTCCTGGGAAGTGTATCGTCTCGGGCCGGGAAAGCGTATGAAAGAGGACGATCTCTTCATCCCGCCGACGCTGGAGACCGAGGAAATCGGTACCTTCCTGGACGATATCTATCATGAGCTCGCCGGTCCGGGGCAGGACGTCAAGCTGCTGTCCTGA
- a CDS encoding DUF3147 family protein, protein MAWVLTKYLITAGVVVLVSEFAKRSDKLGALIAALPLVTVLTLIWLHVERQPQARVANHAWYTFWYVVPTLPMFLVFPVLLPRLGFWPTLAACVLLTVVCFVLFAACIKRFGITLM, encoded by the coding sequence ATGGCCTGGGTGCTGACGAAGTACCTGATCACTGCCGGCGTCGTCGTGCTGGTGTCCGAGTTCGCCAAGCGCAGCGACAAGCTGGGCGCGTTGATCGCTGCGCTGCCGCTGGTGACCGTGCTGACCCTGATCTGGCTGCACGTCGAACGGCAGCCGCAAGCCAGGGTGGCCAACCACGCCTGGTACACCTTCTGGTATGTCGTGCCGACCTTGCCGATGTTCCTGGTGTTCCCCGTATTGCTTCCCCGCCTGGGATTCTGGCCGACACTCGCGGCTTGTGTTCTGTTAACCGTTGTATGCTTCGTATTATTTGCAGCGTGCATTAAACGGTTCGGGATCACGCTGATGTAG
- a CDS encoding TMEM175 family protein, producing MGKNRLEAFSDGVIAIIITIMVLELKVPHNPTLKALLPLWPVFMSYVLSYVYVGIYWSNHHHMLHAVEEVGGGVLWANLHLLFWLSLVPFVTAWTGENHFETVPTTAYGIVLFMCSIAYMTLAHSLIRNHDSNDVLAEAIGDNRKGKLSSVLYLVGVALSWFQAWMGFVVYVGVAVWWLIPDRRIERKVAEEAERKESDDRDDG from the coding sequence ATGGGAAAAAATCGACTGGAAGCGTTCAGTGACGGCGTCATCGCCATCATCATCACGATCATGGTGCTGGAACTGAAGGTACCGCACAACCCCACGCTCAAGGCGCTGCTCCCGCTGTGGCCGGTCTTCATGAGCTACGTGCTCAGCTACGTCTACGTCGGCATCTACTGGAGCAACCACCACCACATGCTGCACGCGGTGGAAGAGGTGGGCGGCGGCGTCCTGTGGGCCAACCTGCACCTGCTGTTCTGGCTGTCGCTGGTGCCTTTCGTGACTGCCTGGACCGGCGAGAACCATTTCGAGACCGTGCCGACCACCGCCTACGGCATCGTGCTGTTCATGTGCTCGATCGCCTACATGACGCTGGCGCACAGCCTGATCCGCAATCACGACAGCAACGACGTGCTGGCCGAGGCGATCGGCGATAACCGCAAGGGCAAGCTGTCGAGCGTGCTGTACCTGGTCGGCGTGGCGCTGTCTTGGTTCCAGGCCTGGATGGGCTTCGTGGTGTATGTGGGCGTGGCGGTCTGGTGGCTGATTCCGGACCGGCGCATCGAGCGCAAGGTGGCCGAAGAAGCCGAGCGCAAAGAATCAGACGACCGGGATGACGGATGA
- a CDS encoding M3 family metallopeptidase has product MKRPHRLIVAAGIALAYATTIAPASAAPASPADATATAAAALDASNPFATVSALPFHYPAFDKIRNEHFKPAYEAGMREQLREVDAIAANRAAPTFENTIVALERSGQLLARVSTTFSNLQSANTNDALDAIDREMSPRLAAHHDAIYMNGKLWQRVKTIYDKRAGLKLDAELLHLVERYRRDFVRAGANLSAADKARLKGYNGEIAGLQSQFAQNVLKEANASALVVDSRAELAGLPEADIAAAAAEAKKRGLDGKYVIALANTTIQPPLALLTDRATRTRLMAASLARGSRGGAFDSRALVQRLVKLRAEKATLLGYANYAAYSLEEETAKTPEAVNKLLGELAAPAVNNARKEAGEIQKVIDSEKGGFQVAAQDWALYTDKVRQAKYAFDESQLKPYFELNNVVQNGVFFAANKEFGISFKERHDLPVYDPDVRVFDVFDADGKQLAIFIMDYYARPNKQGGAWMNEYVTQSTLLGNHPVVANHLNIPKPAAGQPTLLTYDEVRTAFHEFGHALHGMFSNVTYPTFGGANTPRDFVEYPSQVNEMWATWPEVLANYARHYQTGAPMPKELLAKVQASRKFNMGFITTEYLAASLLDQRWHQIAPSQVPTDVLGFEARALHDAGVDFAPVPPRYRTTYFSHSFSLGYSAGYYAYLWSEKLDADTVEWFKENGGLLRKNGDHFRQTLLSRGGSADAMDLFRNFRGRDARIEPLLERRGLTGN; this is encoded by the coding sequence ATGAAACGTCCACACCGTCTCATCGTCGCGGCCGGCATCGCGCTGGCCTACGCGACGACCATCGCGCCCGCATCCGCCGCGCCCGCAAGCCCCGCTGACGCTACCGCTACTGCAGCCGCCGCCCTCGACGCCTCGAATCCCTTCGCCACGGTCAGCGCACTGCCGTTCCACTACCCGGCCTTCGACAAGATCAGGAACGAGCACTTCAAGCCGGCCTATGAAGCGGGCATGCGCGAGCAGCTGCGCGAAGTCGACGCCATCGCCGCCAACCGCGCCGCGCCGACCTTCGAGAACACGATCGTGGCGCTGGAGCGTTCCGGCCAGCTGCTGGCGCGCGTCTCGACCACGTTCTCCAACCTGCAGAGCGCCAACACCAACGATGCGCTGGACGCGATCGACCGCGAGATGTCGCCGCGTCTGGCCGCGCACCACGACGCCATCTACATGAACGGCAAACTGTGGCAGCGCGTGAAAACCATCTACGACAAGCGCGCCGGCCTGAAACTGGATGCCGAATTGCTGCACTTGGTGGAGCGCTACCGCCGCGATTTCGTGCGCGCCGGCGCCAACCTGTCCGCGGCGGATAAAGCCAGGCTGAAGGGGTACAACGGCGAGATCGCCGGCCTGCAGTCGCAGTTCGCGCAGAACGTGCTGAAGGAAGCCAATGCCTCGGCACTGGTGGTCGACAGCCGCGCGGAACTGGCCGGCCTGCCGGAAGCGGACATCGCCGCCGCCGCCGCGGAAGCCAAGAAGCGCGGCCTGGACGGCAAGTACGTGATCGCGTTGGCCAACACCACGATCCAGCCGCCGCTGGCGCTGTTGACCGACCGCGCCACGCGCACGCGCCTGATGGCAGCCTCGCTGGCGCGCGGCAGCCGCGGCGGCGCGTTCGACAGCCGCGCGCTGGTGCAGCGTCTCGTAAAACTGCGCGCCGAAAAGGCGACGCTGCTGGGCTACGCCAACTACGCCGCCTATTCCCTGGAAGAGGAAACCGCGAAGACGCCGGAAGCGGTAAATAAACTGCTGGGAGAACTGGCGGCACCGGCGGTGAACAACGCCAGGAAGGAAGCCGGCGAGATCCAGAAAGTCATCGATAGCGAGAAAGGTGGCTTCCAGGTCGCCGCCCAGGACTGGGCCTTGTATACGGACAAGGTGCGCCAGGCGAAATACGCGTTCGACGAGAGTCAATTAAAACCATATTTCGAGCTGAACAACGTGGTGCAGAACGGCGTGTTCTTCGCCGCCAACAAGGAATTCGGCATCAGCTTCAAGGAGCGCCATGACCTGCCGGTGTACGACCCGGACGTGCGCGTGTTCGACGTGTTCGATGCCGACGGCAAGCAGCTGGCGATCTTCATCATGGATTACTATGCGCGTCCCAACAAGCAGGGCGGCGCCTGGATGAACGAGTACGTCACCCAATCGACGCTGCTCGGCAACCACCCGGTGGTGGCGAACCACCTGAACATTCCGAAGCCGGCCGCCGGCCAGCCGACGCTGCTGACCTACGACGAAGTGCGCACCGCCTTCCACGAGTTCGGCCACGCGCTGCACGGCATGTTTTCCAACGTGACCTACCCGACCTTCGGCGGCGCCAACACGCCGCGCGACTTCGTCGAATATCCGTCGCAGGTCAACGAGATGTGGGCCACCTGGCCCGAGGTCCTCGCGAACTACGCCCGGCATTACCAGACCGGCGCGCCGATGCCGAAAGAACTGCTGGCCAAGGTGCAGGCGTCGAGGAAGTTCAACATGGGCTTCATCACCACCGAGTACCTGGCGGCCTCGCTGCTGGACCAGCGCTGGCACCAGATCGCCCCGAGCCAGGTGCCGACCGACGTGCTGGGCTTCGAAGCCAGGGCGCTGCATGACGCCGGCGTCGACTTCGCGCCGGTGCCGCCGCGCTACCGCACGACCTATTTCTCGCACAGCTTCTCGCTCGGCTATTCGGCCGGCTACTACGCCTACCTGTGGAGCGAAAAGCTGGACGCCGACACCGTCGAGTGGTTCAAGGAAAACGGCGGCCTGCTGCGCAAGAACGGCGACCACTTCCGCCAGACCCTGCTGTCGCGCGGCGGCTCGGCCGATGCGATGGACCTGTTCCGCAATTTCCGTGGCCGCGATGCGCGCATCGAACCGCTGCTGGAACGCCGCGGCCTGACGGGCAACTGA